Proteins encoded within one genomic window of Paramisgurnus dabryanus chromosome 11, PD_genome_1.1, whole genome shotgun sequence:
- the gstt1a gene encoding glutathione S-transferase theta-1a has protein sequence MPIELYLDLHSQPCRAVFLFAKITKIPFEYKAVDLSAGEHFGEEFGKVSILRKVPVLKDGDFILTESIAILQYLAVKHHTSDHWYPADLQKRARVDEYLSWQHTALRAHGSKVFWFRGVLPVVTGAPVPKEKMDSALEDLNMSLKTFEEKFLQDRRFIIGQEISLADLVAIVEMMQPVGTGLDVFESRPALGAWRDRVKKAIGVEVFDEAHKVIMNVDVLPQTFENKGLPEFLKVRIMKMFN, from the exons ATGCCAATTGAGCTCTATCTCGATCTTCATTCCCAGCCATGCCGTGCTGTATTTCTATTTGCAAAGATAACAAAAATTCCCTTTGAGTACAAAGCCGTGGATTTATCTGCAG GTGAACATTTTGGGGAAGAATTTGGCAAGGTCAGCATTTTAAGGAAAGTACCTGTCCTAAAAGATGGAGATTTCATCCTCACAGAGAG CATAGCAATCCTGCAGTATTTGGCAGTGAAACATCACACCTCCGACCACTGGTATCCAGCAGACCTGCAGAAGCGTGCACGAGTCGATGAGTATCTTTCTTGGCAGCACACAGCCCTACGAGCTCATGGGTCAAAGGTTTTCTGGTTCAGG GGAGTCCTGCCTGTGGTCACAGGAGCCCCAGTGCCAAAGGAGAAGATGGATTCTGCCCTGGAGGACCTAAACATGTCTTTGAAGACCTTTGAGGAGAAGTTTCTGCAAGACAGGCGCTTTATAATTGGACAGGAGATTTCACTGGCAGATCTTGTTGCCATTGTGGAGATGATGCAG CCTGTTGGTACAGGTCTAGATGTGTTTGAAAGTAGACCTGCCCTGGGTGCATGGAGAGATAGAGTAAAGAAAGCGATTGGTGTTGAAGTCTTCGATGAAGCCCACAAGGTCATCATGAATGTTGATGTACTGCCACAGACATTTGAAAACAAGGGTTTACCAGAGTTTCTCAAGGTTAGGATTATGAAGATGTTCAACTGA
- the LOC135730489 gene encoding uncharacterized protein yields the protein MVVATVIEDILVLIALGLVGISGNMFNLVFTIQQHIKSKNIQTVGLILSVISLNNVILVTATLVMVLSVFFLPTVWCMRPFPFALRIVIYLTMNCSCISFWSIAWQSLFYCVKVVNFSSECLISLKRNISTVINTGVLLSCLGFSVFFIPFLTLDVPATNSRNVSANYSLNATLGTACPRLIFSINMNEIAYVAVVLFFLCPLPLMIMLPTSLRMVVHLCAHTLALRKNKTQVQGSDSYVLVCKLTISLVGVYLVTLFIVGLFLTIRLMEGNITYLVLNFAFSFYGGMSSVILTASNRYLKEKLWSLFCCKKAQEPAIKSQTCETVDG from the coding sequence ATGGTTGTCGCGACTGTCATTGAGGACATTCTTGTTTTGATTGCACTGGGGCTTGTTGGTATTTCTGGGAACATGTTTAACCTAGTTTTCACCATACAGCAGCACATCAAGTCCAAAAATATTCAGACTGTCGGTTTGATCTTAAGCGTTATCTCTCTCAACAATGTTATCTTGGTCACCGCCACTCTCGTAATGGTGTTGAGTGTCTTCTTTCTTCCAACTGTTTGGTGCATGAGACCGTTTCCTTTTGCTCTCCGGATTGTAATATACCTGACGATGAACTGCAGTTGTATCAGCTTCTGGTCTATTGCATGGCAGAGTCTCTTCTACTGTGTCAAAGTTGTGAATTTCTCCTCTGAGTGCCTCATATCACTGAAGAGGAACATCTCCACCGTGATCAACACCGGAGTGCTGTTGAGCTGCTTGGGTTTCTCCGTGTTCTTCATACCTTTTCTCACACTCGATGTTCCAGCAACAAACAGTAGGAACGTGTCTGCAAATTACAGCCTGAATGCTACTCTAGGCACAGCCTGCCCGAGACTCATCTTCTCCATAAATATGAATGAGATAGCGTACGTAGCTGTAGTTCTGTTTTTTCTTTGCCCATTGCCTCTAATGATCATGTTGCCCACCTCCCTCAGAATGGTGGTCCACCTGTGCGCCCATACGCTGGCACTCCGAAAAAATAAGACCCAGGTGCAGGGTTCGGACTCGTACGTCCTGGTGTGCAAACTCACCATCTCGTTGGTGGGGGTTTATCTGGTGACTTTATTTATCGTGGGTCTATTCCTGACTATAAGGTTAATGGAGGGAAATATCACCTATCTCGTCTTAAATTTTGCCTTTAGTTTTTATGGTGGCATGTCTTCTGTTATTCTGACAGCTTCAAATAGGTATCTGAAAGAAAAGCTTTGGAGTCTGTTCTGTTGTAAAAAAGCCCAGGAACCGGCTATCAAAAGCCAAACATGTGAAACAGTGGATGGTTAA